The genome window TCGGGGGGCTGCCTAAATCCGCTACGGAGAATCTCGCCACCGCAGCCAAACCCAAGCGGGTACCAGTCAAAACCCGCGTTGTTTCCGAAGCTCTATCAGGAGTTGCAGATACCGGCCCCCAGGTCGATCGCAACGGCCCAGCAGGAGCGGGAGGACCTGGAGTGCCGGGGCCTTCAATTCCGGTTCCTCTTGGCGTGGATCGCCGACAGATGGGAAATCAACCTGATAACGGAGCCGGAGCTGCTCGAAAGGGAAGTGGAGCTGCACCTCCGCAAAGCGACCCTCCCTCAAATCCTGGCGGCGGTCTGTCGCCAGTTGGGAGTTGAGGTCACCCGCTCGGGCGAGCTGTACGTGATCGGGGCGCTGAAGCCGTCCGACCGGGCCGCGATCGTCCGGCGGGTCCGCCGGCTGAAAGCGGCCGATCTGTCGAGCGTGCTGTGCCAGGTCCTCTCCGGGATCGGGGCCGTGCAGGTCTTCCCCGACGGTCTGTGCATCATCTCGGACACAGTCGAGGTCTTGGACCGGGTCGCCGCGATCATCGATCAGCTCGAAGCGGCCGAGTCGGTGACCTGGTGCGTCCAGCTCCATATCCTCCGGCTCTCGGACCGGGATATCCGGAATCTCGGCCTGGACGTGGTCCCGGCCCTCGACCTGGCTGCCACCCTCGGGGCCGCGTCGCAGGGGATCCCGGCCGGGCTCAATGTGAACCTCGGCGCGACCCTCAAGGGCCTCCTGGACTTCGCCAACGAAAAGAGCCGGACGATGATCGTCGCGGAACCGCTCATGCTCATTGTCGACGGCGACACCGGCACCTGGCAGCGATCGCGGCAAGTCCCGATCGAAAGCTCCGTGATCGACCCGCGCACCGGGGCCATCTCGCGGAGCTACGATTACCGATCGGCCGGGCTCAACGTGACGGTCGACCTACGGGAGTCGTCCTGGCGATCGGCGCGCGTCAATTTCAACGTTCAGCTTGGGGACGTGATCTCCGGCGGCGACGGATCCGGACCGCCAGTCATCGCCGATCAGTCGCTCAAGGTCTCGGCCGACGTCTACACCGGCGGTGTCTACCTGGTCGGGGCGCTCCGGGAGGGGACCGGGAACAAAGGTGCGGCCGGCGCACTCAAGTTCGGCGATCGCCAGTCGTCCGATTCGACAGAGGTTGTTGTCTTCGCTCGTGTCGCCCGGATTGCTGGATCCCTTCTTCCGCATCCAGCGACGGAGGGGCCGGAGCAGGGGGGGGCCCCGACCGACCCCAGGGAGGGCGGGGGGGCACCGGCGGAGGACCCGGAGGCGTCCGGGCCTGCGCTCTGTCCCGATCCTGTAGCGAATCCAGGGGAGCTGATCCCTACTCCGGCCGGTCCGGAGCTGCCGCGTCTCGAGCTGCTCGAGCCAGTCTCCCGAGTACCGAAAAAGCCCATGGCGTCTGTCACGGGCGCTCGAGACTGAATCTGGCAAAGGATCAGCCCGGCGACCCGGTAAGACTCGAATCGGCTGACGCGTTTTCGTGTGGAGTTAAGTTACCCCGGGAATTCCCTGATGCCGCGCCCCTACGATCCGCTTCAACCCGTTCAACCGAACCACCGGAACCGGCAATGTCAGAATGTGTCGCATCCTCTCGTTTTGAAGGGAATTCGGCCGCATTGCAGCAGATTGATGCAACAGTTCGGGCGTTCTTAACACTCCTTGTGAACAGGTCCACTGCCGGGTGGAGCTGGCTTGCTCGGGATGTCCCAGTCCAACTGCGGAGTCCTTTGGTGAGACGCTCTGTCCGAGTCCCCGCCGCTTCCCGTAAAGGGGCCATGCTGGTCCTGATCGGCATGCTGCTGGTGTTGTTCTTGGCGATGGTCGTATTCGCCGTCGACGTCTCCTACATGCAGCTGACCCGCACGGAGCTGCGTGCGGCCGCCGATGCCGCGGCCAAGGCCGGGGTCGAATGCCTTCGCCGGACGCAGTCAGCCGACAAGGCCGCGCTCGCGGCCATAGGTCTTGCCCAGTACAACAAGATCGGCGGCAAGCCGCTGGTTCTGACCCGCAACGATTTGGAATTCGGCCAGGTTGCGTTGTTGAATGGCGAGTGGAGCTTCACGCCGGGGGCGGAGCCATTCCGGGCGATGCGGGTCAACGCCTCATTATCGAAGGAGAGTTCCAGCGGCCCGGTACACCTGTTGTTTGGAGGGTTGCTTGGACGGAGCACATTCACTCCCCGAATGTCTGCCGTAGCCGCGCAATTCGACCAAGACATCATCTTGGCACTCGACCGGTCCCATTCAATGACCTTCGATCTCTCTGGGGTCGACTGGAAATATCCCCCAGGCATCCCCGCTTACCCTGTTGGCATGACTCTTCCACCCCACGCGACTCTAAGTCGCTGGGCTGCTTTGATGAAAGCAGTTGACGCCTTCGACGACATCATTGGGCAGGCAAATCTGCAGCCCCGCGTCGGAATTGTTACGTGGTCGTCCGAGGTTACGAAGAACTCGGTTGAGTATCTGTTAACGAAAGTGACTTCCCCGGTCATCGCCCGCGATTTGGAAGTGACCGATGCCATTGTCAACGGTGACAAGAAGGGAAAAGGGAAGAAGAAGAAGGGGCTGAAAAAGAAAATTGCCTCCCGGGCAACATCGCCAATGCTCGGCGCAACCAATATGTCCGCCGGCTTGAACGAAGCTTTGCGTATGTTGGAGCAGGACACTTCTAAGCCACTCGCAAAGAAGACGATCGTCCTTATGACCGATGGGCTATGGAATCAGGGGTCAGACCCGGTGGAAGTTGCCCGTGCCGCCAAGTCCCGCGGCGTCGTGGTTCACACCATTACGTTCCTGCCCGGGGCAGAGCAGGACGCCATGGAGCAGATCGCGACGATCACCGGAGGACGGCACTACTTTGCACAAAATGCAGCGGAGCTCGAAGCGGCCTTTCGAGAACTCGCGTTCGCAATGCCAGTTCTCCTTACGCAGTAGTCGTGGATGAGGTCCAACGCGGCGGCACCGATTCCATTTTTCAGGACGACGTGCCCTCCGTTGAGCTTCTTTACCAATGGCACGTTCGAAAAGCGCAATTCCGGTGGACCGAAGCGCCGCCCGTCATGGCAACCTGGTCTAAAGCCCGGCCGCACACCAAAGATGAGCGTTTCCCTGCTACTGGCGTCTTTAACAGTACTCGGGGGTGCATCTGAACCACTTCGGTCGCGGCGTCGATTGCGTATGCCGAGGAGGTTTCGCCAGTCCCCTGATGGCGATCCGATACACGCGGAATCCTTCTGCCACAGCCACGATGCCGAGTGCTGAGATGACCAGGATGGCGAATAGGCTAAAGCGACGCATGCGTGGAGGAGTAGCGAAGGAGTGGGCGTCCATGCTTTCGGTCCTGAAAGACTTCAGGCTGCGGCTCACTGGCGGTTTGATCCCATAGTGCGTCCATGGACACATCGCGACCGAAGTAGGCGAAAACCCAGTCATAGGTTCTCGATGGCGGCATGCACGATACGACTCGGCCGAGCTGGGTCACCGTGCAGAGCTCTGCAATCTGCTGCAACAGGCCATGGAGGACCAGATTCGTGACCTTCACACCGGGGAGAGGGCAGAACCAGTTTTCGTAATGGCAAAGACGTCGCAGAAGGGCGATGTCGTCCCAAGAAAGAAAGATGTCGTAAGCAAGGCGCCGGTCCGGCAGGGGAGGAACGTCGTTCACGTTCGCGTCGTGAGGGCAAACGTGATTGTTGACGGCTCGCCAGTCCACCGGCACGGCTCGGTCTCCACTCGTCGCGTTCGGTCCCGTTGAGGCGAGCGACGCCGTGAGGGCGCTCGCCATTCGGACAAGCCTAGGTCGAAAGACGGAACCTCGCGGCCAGAAAAAGCGAAAAACCGGCTCGGGAACTCGTGCAGGCGGGCCAGCACCGCTTTCGCTCAACCGAAGCCGGAAGGTCTGGAGTGTGCTGAGGCGGCACCCGCAAGCAAGCAGATTGTTGACAGATTCTTCGCCCTGTGGTCATGATTTGTTTGGCCATGCTGCGGCCGACTGCTGAGGGGAGCGCGAGCGGGATCCTTGACTGCCCTGTAGCGACAACCGTTCGGCATCTGGCTCGGGGAGCGGGAGCTATTTCGCCCAACCGGATTCGACGCGCGCCGATTTGCTCCTCTACTTCCAGGCAGAGGCTGCCAAGGACTCTTCTGCTCCCGTTCCTGGGTTTTGTCCGAAGTGGCAATTCGTTCACCGTCGGCTTTTCGGATCGGTCTCTGGTGAACGGATTGGAACCGTTCCGTCCAACGCTCCCGATCCGCAAGCGTGCTAATGGTTGCGAACGCGGAGCGACGGTGGCAGCTTGTGACGCGGATGGAGCATTCCCGTCCTTCACCTCGGTATCTCCCAATGCCATGAGTCAAGATACTGTTTCGTCGGACCAGGCTCGCCCGTCAGCCCGGATATTCCTTGTCGACGATTACCAAGCGATGCGAATCGGGGTCGCCTTCGTCATTGCTAGCCGCCCTGGCTGGACGGTCTGCGGCGAGGCCGGTGGTTGCCTCGATGCGCTTCAGATGGTTCGGGAGCTGCAACCCGACTTGGCCATCGTTGATCTGCGTCTCGCCCAAGGGGACGGGCTGGAGTTGATCAAGACAATCAGAGGGAGTGTGCCCACCTGTCGCATGCTCGTCTTCTCCATGCTCGACGAGGAACTCTTCGCGGAGCGTGTTCTCCGCGCCGGAGCACATGGGTTTGTGAACAAGCAGGAGTCGGTTCCGACCTTGCTGGAAGCAATCGAGAAGGTCCTGGACGGGCGAATCCATTTGAGCCCCCGCATGACGGACAGGATTCTTCAACGTCACTCGGCCAGCGTCGCAGAGGTCAGGTCACCGTTTGACATACTTTCAGACCGGGAGATCGAGGTCTTCGATCGTCTAGGGCGCGGTAAGTCGATCAAGGACATTGCGCACGATCTGCACATCAGCATCAAGACCGTTGAGTATCATCGGCAAAACATCAAGGAGAAACTGCACCTTCCAGACGGCTCAGCGGTGATCCGATTGGCTATCTCGTATGTGCTCGGCAAGGATGATCGCCACGCACCAAGCGAGTGACGATGTTGGCGTCCGGAACCGCACTTGTGTGCCTGATTCGCCCTGCCGCGTTGTGTTCCGACGTGCCGCGCAACGGTGGTGACGATGCTGGAGGCGGAGCTGTTCGCAGAACGGTCTTTCCGCGCCGGAGCTCGCGAGTTCATCAGTAAGTGTGCGGCTTTCGCCGAGATCTGCGCAGCAATTGAAGAGACCCCTTGAAAGGAGGATCTACCTGAGTGCCCGGAAGGCGAGCCGGATTCCAGCGAACCGCTCAGGATCGGCAGTCCCGGGGAGTCGTAACTGGAGTTGCTTTCCGATCGTGAGATTCACGTCTTCCGACGCGTGGTGCAAGGGAGCAGCGCCAGGCAGATTGCTGTGGAGATGCATGTCAGTGTGCACACGGTCGAATACACAGGCAGAACATCAAGGAGAAGGCGAAACTCTCCAGCGGTGCCGAAGTTCTGCCACGAGCTACATGCTACATTCTTCGGGCATCTGAGGGCCGAAAGCAGCCGGAGTGGCGCGGGGCGAGTCCTATGGCTCGTCGGTACGTGCCGTAGCCCGCATAATGTCAGCTGCTCGAAAAAGGCACCCATGCGGCATGAGCTCCGAGGGTGTCAACTGGGCGACCGTCAGCCCGAGATTGGTCGGGCGGAAGCCACCGTCCGTTGTTGCCACCAAGTGGTAGAGCACCAGTGAATCGAGATGCAGGAATTCGATGATGTCACTGGGAACGGGGAAAGGCTCGGCTTTAGAACAGATCTCGCGCAGTAGGAGCAACTCTGCCGTGGCCAGAATGATCTCGTCCCTGCCGGCCATGAGCCTGTTCCATGCTGAGAGCGGGAGTTGGTTTTGAACGGAGCATCAATTCATAGAGCCGGGCCCCGATCATCACGGTCAGGGCTCCGACCTGCATGGGGAAGGGAACGCAGTCTCTCAGAATGCAAGGACCATGCCCGGCTCTGTAAAAGGTGGTCTCCGTCCTTGGCGCAACCCTCTCGGAAGCGGACTGTCGCGACGTGCGGCCGACTGGTGGAATCCGCGGAATTTTGTTGATCGCGCAGGAGCACGTCTATAGGCTTGGGTTGGTGCCACACGCTTGAGCGGGACTCCTCCCCCTGTTCGCGTCAGTCGCCAAAGAAAACGCCCCCTTAGTGCAACAGGGGGCGTTTTCGTTCTCGTGCCCATTTTCCGGTCATGTCGTCTTCGGCTTTCGACCGTCCTCGATCAAGGTCGTTCCTCTCATTTCTGGGTTGCCCAGCAACCGAATGTTGACATGCGAGTCGCCCACGAATCCGATTCGAGCGCATTCTGCGGTAAAGGGCAGGTATGTCACCCGGAGGTCCGGCATCAGCTCCACAAATTCCCCGCGTGGGATCCGGATCTCGTCCCCGTTGTCTCTCATTGTGTTTGAACACGCCACGGTCAAGGTATCCGGACTGATTGCCAGCACGATCAGCTGTAGCTGCTCGTCAATCAGCAACGATTGCCCCGAGTGACGTGAGATCACGAACATTCGACGACCGGGCTCCGGCAGGAGAATGGCCTTATCCTCACGCCCTCATGCCGGCCGGTCAACTCCCGCTTCAGGGCGTTTTGTGGGCATCAGGTCAGGGGCGGCGAAGTATGCGGTGCAATCGACGCGCGTCGACTCGGATCCCATCTGGAGCGAGGACTCGCTCCTGTCATCGAATCAGCATGCGTCGGCACTTCGGTTGCAAAGGGCCCTGCTGGTCAGGAGGAGACGAAATGAAGCGCAAAAGTGCGGCGAAACGCGAGTTGATCGATACCGGGGTCGACAAGCGATATGTCCGACGCGACGAGGCCGGCCAGTTCAAAGAGAGTGACGATGTCGGTCGCTCGCTTCCCCAGGATCGTAAGCGGCCTGCGAAATCCGTCGCCAAGAAGGGGCAGGGAGACAAGGGGGATCGCGGCTGACACCGGCGGAGTTGTCGGGAGGGCAGGGTCAGGCTTGCTGCGATATCCCTCGCTCCGACATAGTCAGCGCTGTACCTCGTCCCTACACTGACGAGAGATACTCGATCCCGTCTCCCCCCTTTCGTGCAAAATGGGGAGAAGCCGCTGTCACAGAACCAGGTCTCTTTGAAGTCCGTACTCGTCACTGAGGAGCTAGATCGGCGCGCGTTCCGATCGCCAGACTTCGAAACGCAATGCAACGCACTCGACGAACTCGCCAGGGAACTTGCGACGTCACCCCCTACGGTGTTGCAGCGGGTGGCGGATGTCGCCCGGCGGGTGCTTCGAGCAGGCTCTGCTGGGCTGAGTCTGCTTTCTACTGACTCTCGGCATCACGCTTTTCATTGGCCGGCGATATCCGGCGCATGGGCATCGAAGGGCGGAGGCGGTTCTGTGTTCGATGCTAGCCCGTTCGGTGTCGTGATCGCTGAGGGCTCTGCTCAGTTGTTTCGTTATCCCGAGCGGTACTACCAGTATTCCGTGCCCGTGGATCCGCCGATTTGCGAAGCTCTTCTGCACCCCTTCTTTGTTGACGGAGCGCCTGTGGGCACGATCTGGGCCATCGCGCACGATGAGGGCAGGCAGTTTGATCGGGAGGATGCACGTCTCCTGGCGAGTCTGGCTGGGTTTGCCGGGGCGGCGTACCAATCGATGCGATCGATCGACTCGGTAGAGCCGACTAACTGGCGACTGGCGGCGATCGTGGAAGATTGCGAGGACGCAATCGTCAGCAAAGACCTGAACGGGACGATCGAAAGCTGGAATGGCGGTGCCGAGAGGCTATTTGGCTATCCGCCGTCGGAGGCCATCGGTAGGTCCATTACGATGCTGATTCCGGAGGAACGACTCAATGAGGAGACCGAAATCCTGTCCCGGATCCGATCGGGGCAGCGGATTCATCATTTCGAGACTGTCCGCCGGAGGAAGGATGGCTCATTTGTCGAAATCTCCTTGACAGTCTCCCCAATCAAAGACGCCCAGGGAGAGATCATTGGAGCGTCAAAGATTGCACGAGACATTTCTGAGCAAAAGCGGATCGAACGCGCGTTGCTGACTGCCGATCGCCAGAAGAACGAATTTTTGGCGACGCTGGCACACGAGCTTCGAAACCCGCTTGCGCCCATTCAGACGTCTCTCTATATCATGAGGCTTCGAGATCCGAGGGATGAAGCTTTGGCGGAGCTCCAGGAAGTTATGGAGCGGCAGCTCAATCATCTTGTGCGGCTGGTGGATGACCTTCTGGAGATATCTCGGATCACAACTGGCAAAATCGACTTGAGGCTTCAGCCTGTCGATGTGCGAACACTGGTTTCCACGGCCGTCGAAACCAGTCGGCCATTCATTGATGCGGCCGGGCATGAACTGCTGGTGTCGGTCCCTTCGACTCCGATCACCGTTCACGGTGACCCTGTCCGCTTGACACAGGTTATTTCGAATATCCTCAACAATGCGTGCAAATTCACTGACCCTGGTGGGCGAATTTGGCTGACGGTGAGGAGCGAAGCGGGGCAGGTCGCAATTGCGGTTCGTGACAATGGAATCGGGATCCCGGTGAGTGCCTTGTCGGATGTGTTGAAGATGTTTTCTCAGGTCAGCCGCGAGAGAGGCGTCTCCAAAGGCGGACTCGGCATTGGATTGGCACTGGTCGATCGATTAGTGAATTTGCATGGCGGTTCAATTGATGTTCACAGTGATGGCGAGGGGCAAGGGAGTGAGTTCGTCGTACGACTGCCGATCGCAAAGGCCGACATGGGCGCGCGCGGCGCGTCAGATCGCCTTGAAAAGGGGACTGAGACGCGTCGACATAAAGTTCTAATCGTTGACGACAACCGGGATGCAGCCTCCAGCCTCAGTACCCTCTTGCAGTTGCTGGGATGTGAGACTCAGATCGCCCTTAGCGGAGAGGATGCTCTGGCGCTGGTTCCAGTTTTCCAGCCGCGAGTCATCCTGCTCGATCTGGGAATGCCTGGGATGAGCGGGCTTGAGGTTGCGCAATGCGTACGGCGACTGCCATCCGGAGGCGACGTGCTTCTCATTGCGCTGACGGGCTGGGGGCAGGAGGAAGACCGTCGCAGGACCCGGGAGGCGGGGTTTGATCATCATCTCGTAAAGCCCGTCAGCATGGATCTCCTTCGGGTGATCCTTGAGTCAGCATCCGGCTGAGGGGCGCGAGTTGGGCCGCCTCGTCACACGGGTTCGAGGGTAGACGCCGGCCAGCGCAATGCAGCGCCTCCTGGCAGATTGCCCGGAGGCGTTGCGGGTTGCTCGAGCTGAGTCGGCGAGAACTCATTTCAGTAGGGCAGGAAGGTCTTGTGGCCGCAAGCCAGGCAGGTATCGGCCGCGGATCTTTCGGAGGTCCTCCGGCAGGAGGTCGTAGCACCGGGCCAGCTCGTCGATGCACGTCTCCCGGTCCCACTCGGTCGCGAAGTCGATTCCCAGTGTCGCCGCGACTCGGGCCGCCTCATGAGCGTTCCAGGGCTCGGCCGAGCGCAGGAACTCAATCAGCCAGGCCGCCAGGGCCGCCTCGTTCGCTCGGCTCTTGTGCTGTGTGTGTTCCAGGACCTTCGAGAAAGTGGGCTCCTCGCGGAGGTCCTGGTCTCCGTAGTAGCGGAACAGCGCGAAGGAGAGTCCCCCGAGATCTCCGACGCCCGATCCCGCCATCATCGCCGGGACCAGGGCGAACAGTTTCGGCCGCGATCGGGCGTTGTCGAGCTTCTTGATGATTTCTCGGGTGAACCAGGTGGCGAGGAAGGCGAGGCGTTTCCATTCGTCCGGGATCTGCTCCGACTTGCCCGGGGCGGGATCCGGCTCCGGCTCCTCGGCCGCCGCCTCCCGTTCCACCTGGCGGTTCTCCTGGTGCAGGCGGTCGAACATTTCGACGTTGAAGCACCGGTCGACGTCGCCGACCCGTTTCGTATCCAGCTCCTTCTCGTGCTTCTTCTGCCACTTGACCTTCGGGTCAAAAGCCCGGGAGTGCAGGGTGACCTGTTCGCTCACGATGAGCTGCCAATACTCGGCCGTCATATCGGCCCCGTGCGAGCGTCCGCTGTCCCATTCCTTGCGGCAGCCGGTGACGATCGCCGGGTATCCGGCCCACCTGGTCAAGGCGCGTGCATGGGTCGGGGTGAACGTCCCCTCGCGGATCTCCTTCTCCCAACCGGGGCACTTGAGCGGTGAGACCTGAACCGAGAACCAGTCTTCAGTTTTCGCCATCCTCGCAGCGGCGAGCCGCTGGGATCCCATCATCTCCGCCAGGTCGTGGAGTGTGAGGGCAAACTCCCAAGGGTCCAGCTGCTCGCGGAGGAGGTTCTCATCGATCCGCTGCATCGCGGCGGTCTTGTCGTCCAGGTCCTTAATCTTGGCTGGGACCGTTTTCCGGCCGGCGTGTTTGGAGGCCCAGAAGCGGCGCTCCCCGTAGATGATCTCGTACCGGCCGTCATCCTTCTGCCGGAGTCCGATATCTTCCAGCAGCCCGAAGGACTTGACCGACGCGACCAGCTCTTTCATGCCGGTGGCGGTCCCTTTCTCTAGGGCAGGGCGGTCACGGTGGTTCAACGGGGAGGGGTCGATCAGGGAGATCTCGACGTCTTGGGATTCAACGTTCTTCGACTTGGTAACCATGAGAGCGGGTTCCTTAGAACGGAGGGTCAACGGGTGGTTGCCGGAGCCATTGGGCGGCCTCGGCGACGAAAGCGGACAACTTGCGGAGCGTGATCTCGGCGAAAGCGGCCGTGGCCAGGACTCGCCGGCGTCGTTCGATGGATGTGTTCTCATCCATCCATTGGATTTCCTCGCGGAGCCGGCGGAGCTGGCCCTCCAGGTCCTTGAGCTGCAAATCGACGCGCGTCGATTCCGGTTTCATTTCCGGTCCCTCGGCAGGACGGCAAAGCCGATCAGCAGGAGGAGCAGGGAACTGAACAACTTGAGTAGGTCGGGCATCGGGGGCCTTTCGTCCCGCCAGCGGACGGGCAGGGTGGGTGAGCGGGAAATCGACGCGCGTCGATTCAGGTTTCGTCTGCGTCGGTCTCGGGCAGGGCGTTTCGCGGCTTCATGCCGACGAGCGGGCAGAGCCGGTTAGCGCGTTCGAAGTACCGGCGGGCCTCGGCCCGGTACTCGGTGGCGTCCCGGCTCCAGGCGTCCTCGCCCCAGGCCAGGTCGACGAAGTCCTGGGCGGCTCGCTCGTAGTGCCGGATCAGCATTTCGATCACGAAGAACCAGGCGAACACTCCGAAGAGGAGCACGCAGGGCACCGTCGTGAGGAGGTAGAATGTCCATTCGGCGTTCGGCATCGCAGTTCCTTTCGTCCCGCCAACGAGCGGGCAGGGTGGTTGTTGCGGTCGAGTGTTCCCGGCCATCGAGCCGGCCCGCCGCCGTAGTGGTCCTTTTGTTGAGCAGCTCCGGTCGGCTGCTGGGTGAAGGGGTCTCACCCCTTCTCCGCCGGAAGGCCCAGCGGAGCGACCCCGCCTTTCAAAACCCCGTCCGTCCGAGGGGCCTGCGGTGGATTCGTCGTAGGGCTCACCCGGGGGTTCCCTGCGACGAATTCACCGCTGAGCCCCCTCGGACACAAAAGAGCCGGCTGCCTAGCCGTCCCTGGAGCGTCAGGGATCGGAGAGGAGAGCCCGGACCGGAGGCTTTGCGAGGACCGGACTCGTAGCGGAGAGCCCGGCCCGTTGAGGGGACGCCCGAGTGCTCCCGTCTTAGCGCGCTAGCGAAATTCCCAGGTAATTCCCTGGGCGAGCGGCCCAAAATGTGGTGATATTTTGTTCCAACTTGCCTGAAGGTGGTGTTAAAACATCCAGCACCTATCTGCTGCATCAATGAGCGAGGCGCGCATGTCCGTCGAGTTCTGGTCGCATGTTCTGGTGCTGGAGAGCGACCTGCCGATGCTTCGCATGCTGTTGTGCTCGCCTCGCGTTCACATGCCGTGGTTGTCCGATGAGCAACGGTCGATGGTCTCGCGTCTCGCTGACGCAGGACTGGCGAAGATCGAGTACTCGCGAGCCAGCCTCTCGGAGCGGGGCTATCGTTTCTCGTTTGCCCACCCGTGGTATGTCGGCGGTGGAGTCGCGTTTTTCTGGCACGAGGACCTGGCGACCGCTTCCATTCCTGCTCGGCAGCTGCGCCGCGGCTTGTCAGGTGAAAGGTGATGGAATGCCGGAGCTGGTGGTTAACGAGGCCACATGGTACTGGCTCGCTCGATTGCGGATCGTTCCCATGCGAGTCGCTAGCGGCGTGGATGAGGTGGGAGCGGATGTGGTTGCCACGCTCGTACGATCGAAGCTCGTGAAAAGCGTCCAGGGACACCACGTATTGACCGAACTTGGAGTCCGCCTGGTCGATTCGCCGCCTCGACCGATGGCGAACGGCGACCGTGTTGTGATGCGTTAGCTTTGGCGCGTGGCCGCCGCCCGCCCTTTGGCGGCCTCGGAACGGAGTCCCCGCTGAATCGAGGCGACGCCTCAGACTGTCGTTGACGCATTTGTCACGACGTGACGGCGCGGCGGCTGCGTCGTTAGGCAATGCTCGAGTGCGCCTCGGCCCCTCTGCACTTGAGAACCTGCGTGCCTGAGACTTCAATTCGCGAATTGAAAGGAGGTCAGGGCCAATGGCGGACGAGAATCGGCGCCAGTCAGAAAAGCGAGTGTTCCGGTTGATGCTCTCGGAGTACCAGCTGTTGCAGGAACTGGCCCATGCTCCCGTTGACTTGGACAACGCTGCGCCGAGCGTGGAAGAGGCGTCAGAGTTCTTGGCGACATTGGGGTTGGTGGTCTTGCGTAATCGGACGGTGACGCTGACAGATGGAGGATGGAACGTGGTCCGAACGGAGCCGATCAGCCGGACAGCGTACACAGTGGCTTTTGACCGCTGCCGTCTCATCTGGTGATCAGTAGCGACGTGCAGCGCGGAACTCGGTAAGGCGGTGCGGGCAGATATCGCCCGGCGCAATCGGGGTGTGCCGATGCGACCGTCACGGACTTCTCTGGCCTCGGTTAGTGCCGGATGAGGAGTTGTCATGCGACGAATCACCCTATTTGAGCTGGAGTGGCTGTGGCTGAAGTGGCTCCTCGCGGAGCCGCTCCCATTGGTGGACTTCGTTGACCTGTTCCCAGAACACCGCGACGCCATTCACGGTCTGAGAGAGCAGGGGCTGATCTGTTTCGACAGCGATCACGTCGTGCTGACCGTCCGCGGCCATCGCGCGGTGCGAACGGCCCCTGTGCCGGGTCCGAATGGAGCGCGTGTTCTGTGGGATCTGGACCCCGAAGAATGGGTAGGCCGGGAAGGCCTGCTCCCCCGCAGTGAGCCCCCGGCCTGACTCATCTAACAGGCCATGTTCTACGCGCCACTTCGGTCAGTTTGGCCCGGGTTTCGCGCGCTCCAGGACGTCGTTACGGAATCCGTTCGTGTCCACTTTCCACTGATCTGCGCGCACCTTTCGTGCCACTTCCTCGTCCGCCTGTCTTCGCAGTTCTGCCGTCCCAACCACGATCCCGCAGACTGCCGTGGCTGCCAGAAGTCCCGCCGAAAAGCCCGCGCCGAAGCTGCGCGCCAGGTGTGGAAAAC of Planctomyces sp. SH-PL14 contains these proteins:
- a CDS encoding vWA domain-containing protein translates to MLVLIGMLLVLFLAMVVFAVDVSYMQLTRTELRAAADAAAKAGVECLRRTQSADKAALAAIGLAQYNKIGGKPLVLTRNDLEFGQVALLNGEWSFTPGAEPFRAMRVNASLSKESSSGPVHLLFGGLLGRSTFTPRMSAVAAQFDQDIILALDRSHSMTFDLSGVDWKYPPGIPAYPVGMTLPPHATLSRWAALMKAVDAFDDIIGQANLQPRVGIVTWSSEVTKNSVEYLLTKVTSPVIARDLEVTDAIVNGDKKGKGKKKKGLKKKIASRATSPMLGATNMSAGLNEALRMLEQDTSKPLAKKTIVLMTDGLWNQGSDPVEVARAAKSRGVVVHTITFLPGAEQDAMEQIATITGGRHYFAQNAAELEAAFRELAFAMPVLLTQ
- a CDS encoding response regulator transcription factor, with the translated sequence MNGLEPFRPTLPIRKRANGCERGATVAACDADGAFPSFTSVSPNAMSQDTVSSDQARPSARIFLVDDYQAMRIGVAFVIASRPGWTVCGEAGGCLDALQMVRELQPDLAIVDLRLAQGDGLELIKTIRGSVPTCRMLVFSMLDEELFAERVLRAGAHGFVNKQESVPTLLEAIEKVLDGRIHLSPRMTDRILQRHSASVAEVRSPFDILSDREIEVFDRLGRGKSIKDIAHDLHISIKTVEYHRQNIKEKLHLPDGSAVIRLAISYVLGKDDRHAPSE
- a CDS encoding PAS domain S-box protein; protein product: MQNGEKPLSQNQVSLKSVLVTEELDRRAFRSPDFETQCNALDELARELATSPPTVLQRVADVARRVLRAGSAGLSLLSTDSRHHAFHWPAISGAWASKGGGGSVFDASPFGVVIAEGSAQLFRYPERYYQYSVPVDPPICEALLHPFFVDGAPVGTIWAIAHDEGRQFDREDARLLASLAGFAGAAYQSMRSIDSVEPTNWRLAAIVEDCEDAIVSKDLNGTIESWNGGAERLFGYPPSEAIGRSITMLIPEERLNEETEILSRIRSGQRIHHFETVRRRKDGSFVEISLTVSPIKDAQGEIIGASKIARDISEQKRIERALLTADRQKNEFLATLAHELRNPLAPIQTSLYIMRLRDPRDEALAELQEVMERQLNHLVRLVDDLLEISRITTGKIDLRLQPVDVRTLVSTAVETSRPFIDAAGHELLVSVPSTPITVHGDPVRLTQVISNILNNACKFTDPGGRIWLTVRSEAGQVAIAVRDNGIGIPVSALSDVLKMFSQVSRERGVSKGGLGIGLALVDRLVNLHGGSIDVHSDGEGQGSEFVVRLPIAKADMGARGASDRLEKGTETRRHKVLIVDDNRDAASSLSTLLQLLGCETQIALSGEDALALVPVFQPRVILLDLGMPGMSGLEVAQCVRRLPSGGDVLLIALTGWGQEEDRRRTREAGFDHHLVKPVSMDLLRVILESASG
- a CDS encoding ParB/RepB/Spo0J family partition protein, whose amino-acid sequence is MVTKSKNVESQDVEISLIDPSPLNHRDRPALEKGTATGMKELVASVKSFGLLEDIGLRQKDDGRYEIIYGERRFWASKHAGRKTVPAKIKDLDDKTAAMQRIDENLLREQLDPWEFALTLHDLAEMMGSQRLAAARMAKTEDWFSVQVSPLKCPGWEKEIREGTFTPTHARALTRWAGYPAIVTGCRKEWDSGRSHGADMTAEYWQLIVSEQVTLHSRAFDPKVKWQKKHEKELDTKRVGDVDRCFNVEMFDRLHQENRQVEREAAAEEPEPDPAPGKSEQIPDEWKRLAFLATWFTREIIKKLDNARSRPKLFALVPAMMAGSGVGDLGGLSFALFRYYGDQDLREEPTFSKVLEHTQHKSRANEAALAAWLIEFLRSAEPWNAHEAARVAATLGIDFATEWDRETCIDELARCYDLLPEDLRKIRGRYLPGLRPQDLPALLK